DNA from Prunus persica cultivar Lovell chromosome G6, Prunus_persica_NCBIv2, whole genome shotgun sequence:
TCACTGATACATGGATATTggaattatttcaatttttatttttattttttatatttatttacacaTAAGTATtagtattttaaattttatgtgatttttacgTTAAAATTTATAATCTAATACcctaaaaaattatgaattaaaTTCATCAAGGAGTAGTTGGtctaattttcatttatctCTTTTAACTTCTATGATTTATGACTTCCTCCATCCTAATAACCAAACATGCTAAATGTCAATGTAACAAATAGCCGagtttaattaattgaatttgaataaatttccGTTATGTTGGTGAAATATTGGATAATCGAACCATATAGCATGCTGcatatgttttttctttcacaatCAGATTTATGTAAATGCGTAGCACGACGTGAGCATGCACATCATCTAATGAAATCCTCACAGATTTTTTTGTGATCaaatcataccaagttcttttttcttttcttttttttttccctggaTCTCCTAGATCCGGCTTGGCATGTGCTAACATGTTTAAATTGAGCGAATCTAGTTTGATTTTGCCTACTTGATTTACTCCATGGTTTTCTTGTCCATCTTCAAGATttgactttattttttaaattcaaccATCCAAATCTTggattgtttatattttagtCCTATGACCTAGTATTAAATATGCGTTGAAGGCAAAAAAATCTAGCTCAAACACTTTTTTTCAATACAAGtaataatctaaattataaggGAAGGGAGATTTCTCACACAAATATTACCAAGATGTCGTGAGATTCGAACCTGAAACCAGTTATCTATACAAGTCAACCGCTTCTTCTAGATAGAACTTATTGAACATCTGattcaaaaggaaataatGCAAATGACTTTTAGGTAGGTGGAGATAAATTTAATAGATCAACCCCGTGACTCCGTGAGTGTGAACTGTGACTTTTTCCAAGTAGAGTAAACTACCAGGAAACATCCCTAGTAGCCCGAGTTTTCAAAACATATCTTCATCTCTATATATGCTTATGTATTCCAAATTACTTGTCCGACAAGTATTATTAGCTTACTTGACCTTAATTGATCGAGTTTATTAGTCTTCTGTTTGGTAaataatttttcttgtttggttgaataatatattaatCATTCACCTTAGCAATTAAGCTTTCTCTCTGTTggtctctttttctttataaatatatacgtaTTAATTCAAGATTCAAACTTCAACAGCTAGCTGTAGCCTATAGGCTATAGCTGAGGAGATGGTACAAAATTAGGAAACGAAAAAATTGTTGATACTGTCAAGGAATAGAGAATCTTGAAGATTATTTCGTCCCATGTGCAGTGTGCACCAGAAGAAATGTTATAGTGTTATATCAATAAGCACATGCATGTCTaacatcaacatcatcatcaacaataACATGCATGCATCACAAAATACAATCTCATCATGTCATGGTTGGTTGGGTTAGgttgcattttcattttctcttttttcgaTGATCAGAAAAATGAGATATGCATGACAGTTGAAGGATAAAGGGGCAGTAAGTCCTCCTTCCTGTAAATTACGATTTGATATaagtataaaaataatttattaaaaatataaataaaaaacttctACACGCATATCAAATAAATGAGTCCGACTAAATTAATTCGTGGTCGATGCACATTCCAAATAAATTTGATGTTCGAAATAGCAccccttgttttttttaaggacAATGCAGGCCAAAAATGAATTGCATGGTCCCCATTTTCAACTCCCCACCTTCAAATTTTATCGTCTAGTTTCTTGGGTTGGAATGCCTTTATGAGAATCCTGTTTTCAAATGGAAATAATATCCGAACACCCTTTTTCTTGTCTCCTCCCAATTCCCAAAAGCAGGCTAATCATCTTTTGTCTAGACCCCACTAGTTGTATTCAATATTTATCCATTGAATGTAATCAAGTTTTGAGTCATTGGCGTCCCCATTAGTCTTTGTCTTTTCTCAGCTCAAAAAATATTCTGGGGCCTGATCATCTTGTAGCCTACTAAAATTTCTTCCTTTATTTCCTCCCctatgttttgatttttctttgtcttttttagttttactttttcttgatTTAAAGGTTTCATTGTAACGTGGAAAAACTTTTACAATTCTTTGTCTTATCCTAATTTTCGGATACATACAAATTTCGGTACTATATATTATATCGCTTTTGCTTTTAAATTAAGCACGGGGAATAAAACTTTTCTCTAATCCGTGTGAGAATAATTCctctcatttttttctttagtcaAATTATAATATCACATTGTTATCTTGTTGACAGTacctaaatttctttttcttttctgaaacAACAgacaaaatggaaaaaaattaatttaaaaactagGTCTTTTCTGTGACAAAATATGACCTCCAAATGAGTACCAATGGTTCGTTGTGGTATTTGTTAAACTATTGGCTCCAATGACGCCCCATGTATTGAACTTGACCCAttcttttgggctttttttggTCGATATATTTCCTTGGGCTTGATACTTTTGTCCACAAGGTCAAAAAGGTCTTAACACTTATTATATTAGAAGTTCTAGTTGGATTAGGCAACTAGAGCTTGGGAGTAAAGTCCagaccaagaaaaaaagaacttgGGCTAAAGTATATCATGCACAAGGCAGGCCATGGTCCTTAGCTATACTTAAGCTCAAATCTATAAGCCCCTCAACTCAAGTAATTGTTTTTTACTCAGAAAATGGACCTAGCATATTAAAaggtaaatataatatatataatcttgatctagattttcaaattttttctaccaaaaatacTTTAATTTGACACATAAATTATTGTGACGTTTTCACTTAAAACATaagaaaagttgaaaaaaagagagtaaaaaatCGTGCCAATTAGTTCGTCTAATCATTAACATAAATACTGAGATATCTAAGTCATACTAGTAAAAACATCTAtttattgataaaaaaaaagaaacaagcgTAGTTTTCGTGTAGCTAGCGTCCATGATGGTGACCTACCCCAAAAGCGACCGTGCACGAGAGGCAATTGCGACCGAACACATTTTTctagaaattattttatttttcaactttaagaaagaatgaagaaaaatgaaaattattattaaccaTTTATAGTAAGGATATGACCAAAGAGACAGCCCATTTATTAGTAGCCACCGAAACCTCTTTCACCTATATTATCCAATGTTGTCCCGTTTTCAATTAAGACACTCTAAATTAGAGGAAAGGGATTGATCGATAAGTATGGGCATGGACTGTGGACGTAACAGTGACAATGTTTGTGGAAGGAAGGGAGGGGACCATATTTTCCCATTGTTTTTGAGTGACATATGAacgaatgaatgaatgaagaaacTTCAACAATCCAAACTTGATCTTGAAAGGCCTCTCTCGACTCAATTATTCACATGGCATTGGCATATACTATGTTAAGCAAAGCATATTCTCATATTCTTCTCCCTGCGCTGCGTTGCCAATCTGTCAACTTGTTCTTCTATCTTTAGCTTTTCTAAGGAAATAGACACCACCATGTCTATTAGCTTAGAGGGGAaagcataaaataaacaacaagaaaGCTGCCAAAAGTTTAATAAAAGCGATACTGGGGATGTGGGGAATGGAGCACATAACATCAAGTGCATGATTtgatgctttgaactacaaaTTATTTGCAAATCCGGGAAATTTTggttatattttataaattgtgTGGATTGAAAAAACATCTGCATCAATCAATCCTATCCTGAAATAATAATAGAAAAGAATtcctaataaatcaaatcaagatTAACCTGGTCGGCAAAGTGGATTGAAAGAAACCCTCATTATGCAAGAAGtagtttcaaattaaaaattgaagacTTTTAATCATTGTTTTCCGCATAGGTAAGCAAACTCCAATCTCAAGCCTATAATATATTCTACTTCCAATTGATTCCAATATGACTGCCGCTGGAAGTCCCACAATGACAACCAATGAGGTAATGCCatctataatataatattatacatGCGGATCTAATTCTAATCCCATAAGATTTCTAAGGGCATATTGGTCCATTCGCATTGAATGAATAACATGGTTTACagcaggaaaagaaaaagagtagaCACCATGTTTATAATATTCAcagtaaaattttgaattgatgAAGGCCAAGTTGACCTTCAGATGATATTATCTATTGATAAGCGAAATGGAAAATTACAAGAATTGCATTGGCATTAATGCTAAATTTAACTAATGGAAcattacattaaaaaaaaaacatctgcacaaccaccaccaccttcaaTTTCCctatatcttcttcttcaaccacCCAAAACATACAGaacgaaaaaacaaaaagatcaGGAAACACCAACAACTACTTTGGGTTTCAAAAGAATTCTGTCAGCAATCTCTCTTCTTATTCAGTCAACCATTTACAGGGGCCAGCCTCCCCTAGCAGGGAAAGTACCGTGGCCGAGAGCAACAGACTGATATTACATAAACTTTCTTCAACTTGTGCTTCTTGTCATACTTTTTACATCATTAACAAAgatacaaaaaaagaagaaaaaaaatcagacaTCTAGACATACCCCCTCTAAAAACCAATAAATCTATTTTTGTTCAACATGTGACCTCCTTTTTCGAGCTCTATTTCAGACGAGAAGGCAAGTCTCGGGCTGTTTGAGCTGTTGTTTGGCTTGCTGCTGGGACCAGTATGCATGGGCTGTTAGGACCCTGTCCAAGAGCTCTTGGGGGACAGGCTCTCCCCTCCTTTGTTGAGGAGATATTCTTGCCGTGTGTACGAGTGTTTTCCACTTATCCTATACACCCCAAGAAGAAAACACCATCAACAACCAAACCCACATCACATGCCTCACTTTTTAAGCCCACAAACAGAAAACACAAAAGGCAATATAGCAGCAAAAGTTATGTAGATAAGGCAATATAGCAGCAAAAGTTATGTAGATAAGGCAATGGTGGGCACTTGGTATTGTGAAACATGTTGAAGGGTTAGATTTAGAAGAAGCGTGTAAGGTTAGAATATAAGAGATTCCTTGAGACAGTTGTATATAACAAATAAAGTTACGCAGACCAACAAAGCTATAAAGACTGTCTAATCATTAGCCTCTGTTACAAGCAACCAATTTGACAGACAGATCAAACTAAGTACGCTTGTGGGCCTTAGCCATAAAAAGGGCTTTCAAATGAGGAAACAAGCAAACAATTACATGAAAGTAAAACATCCtgtgaaattcaaatttgaaaaactttACCACCACTAGTTCTACAGGGATTCAATTAggtaacaaataaaacaataaaccCAATTGCACTTGATTTATCATTGCCAAATAGACTCCTTACCTTCAAATCCACATATGTTCGATGCTTAGCATTATCAAAAGCTCGTAGCTTAACATCACGCCACCtgtaaataacaaaaactatTAAAAACTCCACATTGCAGTAAAGGGGCAGTTTCCTCACCCACAAGGCAAGGCAGATGGGCCTGATAAAAGTAGGGTTTAACTGAGCAAGTCATGGTGGACCAAATAAAACTTTCGAAAATGCTAAATCAAAAGTTATGCTCATGGATCATTAAAGTACCTTCCAGTGCCAAGTTTCTCAACCGCTTGGACAAGTGCTTCCACTTCAGCAACAGAGAATGGTCGACGGATTCGGCGCTGCCCAATATCAAACCGCTTTGATTTCCTGTGCCCAGGAACCACAGCTAGTGCCTCTACACTCATATCTGGCACAGCAACCAGGGCTTTAGAATCTGTTGTGCTTTTCTCAGCAGACATATCAGTTGGAGAGGGTGCTGAATCATGATCACTTTCAATGAAGTTCCCTAAACTGGCCGTATGAGGCTCAGGTGAGGCTTCACTGGTAGGACCGGATGGATACCTGGTGCAAAATCATTATGAGCTCAATGGAAATCAACTTTCGAGTCTTGCTCTGAAAGCCAACCAAGGAGATTGAGTTGGCATCACAACTATATCAGACTAACATGCATAATCCAGTTCTTACATTATTAAATCTTCAATGAAAGCATTCTACGACtcacaaaatttttaaaaataaaagaaaaaggagcaTGGAAGAGAAGAAGCATCACCATACATAATCAACTATAATGCATTACCTTGTTAAAGGCTGAAGTACATCGCAAGGAAGCATACAGGGAGAATCCCCAGAACATAAAGGTGGAGGGTTTTGGGAAGAGTTAGGCTCCAAGGTAAATCCCAAGGAATCTAGCTGGTTATCTTGAGAAATTCCTGTCTGCAGTAAAGTTTTATTGTCGTCTCTCACTTTCTTTCCCTGAAGAAGTACACCAACGCATAATCCACCTCCAAGTACTGCTGTCACTGCGTCCATAACCGTCTTCTGCAGAGCAATCACACATCATCAGAATTCAAACTAAGACCGTGTGAAAGGTGAGTAAGACGGACTGTTTCAGGTAAATTGCAACAGCTTGCTTTGAGGAAGACAAAATATGAACGCTCATGTATATGCATACTCATTTACACCAATACAGTATACTTCATAGCTGGAAATGAGGGGAAAGCACAATCAAAAGAAGTCTCAAAGTACCTTCAATGAACCAACAGTTGCAGTGTCCGGGATCTCTATGAATAGCTCGGGCACCCTAAAAGACTTGATCCTGAGCTTCACTGAGTAAAAGGAACCTCTTGGAATGTTAGACACCAATCAAGTAAAAATTGTACATATTAATCACTCTGTCAAAGTTTCTCATACCGTGAGAACTCCTTGATTGGAATGAAGAGTGTTGACCCGCTAGCGAAGAAGATTTCATAGCAGCtgcataattttttcaaactGCTTAGTTAAAAACTGAAGTGCATGCATCTCAAAACACTTGAGATGATCAAATTCAGATTGAATAGCATTTGGTTTGGAAAATGACCTCCTTGCATCTTTGAACACGAAGCATCTCCAGTGATTCCCTTACCACGCGAGTCAAAGAAGCCCTCTCTACTAATACCTTCATCAATATTCAGAACTGCACTACGGTCGAAAAGCTTCCTCTTCTTAAAAGGAATATTCATTTGAGATCTTTGACGTTTGTAACAATTCTTCCTATTGTGGTAATTTGGTTTCTGATCCCTATCTGAAGATtccacaaagaaaaatgcaatTAGAAAACAGATCACCATAATTATGCAGCATTGCTAATAAAACTTTACATGAAGCTCGAGAAACTCACACATTCTTTTAGTACAAGGCAGCCACTTACAAGAATTAGAATGTATATCATCCTTCAACTTCGGAGCCACTTTCCAATATTTCGAGGCCAATATTTTCCTTATTCTTCGGTCTCCAATACGCGATGGCGCTGGCCTTGAATACTTTATTGAGGTAACAGGGTGAGTACACCCAGAGGAGTTTTCGTCATCATCTCTACTAACTACTTTTACATCATCCCGGCTAGTGGGGAAAGATCTCTGAGGAATATGGTCTACATACATAGGCACCTTGGTACTACTATCTGAACTAACTAGTGCAGGAGGTTCCCCTTCCCAGACCACTGGGTCCTCTAAACCGCACATATCAGGCCCCGTACCAATTAGCACCTTCGCACTCTTATTGGTCTCATCTTTTATTAATGTTTTAACTTCACCCCCTAACTTAAATTCACCAGCCTCCCTGCAGCCAGAAGAGCCTGCTTCTATTTTGCTAGTAAAACTTCCCGTCTCATTCTTGCATTTTCCACTCACCAACATATCAGAAGCAAACCTCTCCGAGCAATTGGAAGTTGTCATAACAGAACTTTCATTCTGATGAACAGGAGACTCCTTGGAGCACGAACTTTGATTCGGACCTTGTGAGATATGATCAGATACAGGGATTCTCCTATCACAGCTGCCTTGATCGCAAGGTTCCACTTTCAATGGTTTGTCACCATCCAGACAATTTTCCTTCGTACCTGCACACTGATCTTTTGACGTATGACTGGAAGCCGGAGAACTCTCTCCCTCGAGCAATAACTTGCCAGCTATGGTGGCCAACAAGTCAAAGGCGCCCATTGAATTGTCATCAACTCTCTTTCTAATTGCACCTCTCCTCTGGAAATCATTATGAAAATTAAAGATTTGGATCATAAACATAAAATGCAAATCACAAAGAGTCGCTGGATATATATACCCTTGCTGATCTGGTAGCTCGAGGAGTGGCAGGCACCTGATAGCCATTAAATCCGTAGTCCAACCTCTTCTGCAACACCATATCTCAAAAATCATACCACGATGATTACATAAACCACAAAGAACGAGGAACAATTCCTTTCAACAAATATACACTTCACCGGCTGCCAACTCTCAGAATCCAAGAATAAGAACTCCTGACAACAGATGAACGCAAGCAATTGTTGGATCACAGAAAATAAACTCAGATAATTGACTAAGTCATCCAACATTTAGTGAGAAACACAAGTTCCCAAATATTCCTCATAACACACTTTGCACAGGAAATATAAACCCATCAATCACCAAATTGTTTATCGACGAAGGCAGCAAAAGAATCCAGGGAGATAACAGAAACATTATTAGCTAAAAGCCATTGCATTTAGTTTCAAAGAAACCACAATTGGTCAACA
Protein-coding regions in this window:
- the LOC18775186 gene encoding telomere repeat-binding protein 5 isoform X2 codes for the protein MVLQKRLDYGFNGYQVPATPRATRSARRRGAIRKRVDDNSMGAFDLLATIAGKLLLEGESSPASSHTSKDQCAGTKENCLDGDKPLKVEPCDQGSCDRRIPVSDHISQGPNQSSCSKESPVHQNESSVMTTSNCSERFASDMLVSGKCKNETGSFTSKIEAGSSGCREAGEFKLGGEVKTLIKDETNKSAKVLIGTGPDMCGLEDPVVWEGEPPALVSSDSSTKVPMYVDHIPQRSFPTSRDDVKVVSRDDDENSSGCTHPVTSIKYSRPAPSRIGDRRIRKILASKYWKVAPKLKDDIHSNSYRDQKPNYHNRKNCYKRQRSQMNIPFKKRKLFDRSAVLNIDEGISREGFFDSRGKGITGDASCSKMQGAAMKSSSLAGQHSSFQSRSSHVKLRIKSFRVPELFIEIPDTATVGSLKKTVMDAVTAVLGGGLCVGVLLQGKKVRDDNKTLLQTGISQDNQLDSLGFTLEPNSSQNPPPLCSGDSPCMLPCDVLQPLTRYPSGPTSEASPEPHTASLGNFIESDHDSAPSPTDMSAEKSTTDSKALVAVPDMSVEALAVVPGHRKSKRFDIGQRRIRRPFSVAEVEALVQAVEKLGTGRWRDVKLRAFDNAKHRTYVDLKDKWKTLVHTARISPQQRRGEPVPQELLDRVLTAHAYWSQQQAKQQLKQPETCLLV
- the LOC18775186 gene encoding telomere repeat-binding protein 5 isoform X1 → MVLQKRLDYGFNGYQVPATPRATRSARRRGAIRKRVDDNSMGAFDLLATIAGKLLLEGESSPASSHTSKDQCAGTKENCLDGDKPLKVEPCDQGSCDRRIPVSDHISQGPNQSSCSKESPVHQNESSVMTTSNCSERFASDMLVSGKCKNETGSFTSKIEAGSSGCREAGEFKLGGEVKTLIKDETNKSAKVLIGTGPDMCGLEDPVVWEGEPPALVSSDSSTKVPMYVDHIPQRSFPTSRDDVKVVSRDDDENSSGCTHPVTSIKYSRPAPSRIGDRRIRKILASKYWKVAPKLKDDIHSNSCKWLPCTKRMYRDQKPNYHNRKNCYKRQRSQMNIPFKKRKLFDRSAVLNIDEGISREGFFDSRGKGITGDASCSKMQGAAMKSSSLAGQHSSFQSRSSHVKLRIKSFRVPELFIEIPDTATVGSLKKTVMDAVTAVLGGGLCVGVLLQGKKVRDDNKTLLQTGISQDNQLDSLGFTLEPNSSQNPPPLCSGDSPCMLPCDVLQPLTRYPSGPTSEASPEPHTASLGNFIESDHDSAPSPTDMSAEKSTTDSKALVAVPDMSVEALAVVPGHRKSKRFDIGQRRIRRPFSVAEVEALVQAVEKLGTGRWRDVKLRAFDNAKHRTYVDLKDKWKTLVHTARISPQQRRGEPVPQELLDRVLTAHAYWSQQQAKQQLKQPETCLLV